In Nitrospirota bacterium, the following are encoded in one genomic region:
- a CDS encoding type II toxin-antitoxin system HicB family antitoxin, with amino-acid sequence MKIPVLLEKNVEGGYTVTCPTLPGCISEGDTRAEALKNIREAMILYLRAVAKEEQLLRLEKDCRAEIVQIAL; translated from the coding sequence ATGAAGATCCCGGTGCTGTTGGAGAAGAATGTCGAAGGCGGGTACACCGTGACTTGCCCGACACTCCCCGGTTGTATCAGTGAGGGGGATACGCGTGCCGAGGCCCTGAAGAATATCCGCGAGGCGATGATCCTCTACCTTCGGGCCGTCGCGAAAGAGGAGCAACTGCTCCGCTTGGAAAAAGACTGCCGCGCTGAGATCGTCCAGATCGCGTTGTAG
- the flgF gene encoding flagellar basal-body rod protein FlgF, giving the protein MSLMMQGIYMSAAGGVVQEERLYQTSNNIANLNTSGYKKDTMAFRDWLPPYGAETYGPKTFPPFLPVTWSSLVFKDDKLYPYTDEIRTDFSQGNMEATQNPLDLAIEGEGFYAVQTPGGVRYTRDGNFSINSDDMLVTAQGLPVLGEKGPIKIDGEDVTISRDGVVMVDKEEIDKLKVVRFSKLFGLKKVGDNLFENIDPEQNPAGEATNFTVRQGFLELANVNGIKEMLHMIELMRAYETQQRAMTSQDQINGRVVNDLARV; this is encoded by the coding sequence ATGAGTCTGATGATGCAGGGGATTTATATGTCCGCCGCAGGCGGAGTCGTTCAGGAAGAACGCCTCTACCAAACCTCCAACAACATCGCGAACCTCAACACCTCCGGCTACAAGAAAGACACGATGGCCTTCCGCGATTGGCTGCCGCCGTATGGGGCCGAAACTTACGGCCCGAAAACCTTCCCGCCGTTCCTGCCGGTCACGTGGAGCTCGCTCGTTTTCAAGGATGACAAGCTGTATCCCTACACGGACGAGATCCGCACCGATTTCTCTCAGGGCAACATGGAAGCGACACAGAACCCGCTGGATCTTGCGATCGAGGGCGAAGGGTTCTACGCCGTGCAGACGCCCGGCGGCGTCCGCTACACGCGCGATGGGAATTTTTCGATCAATTCAGATGACATGCTGGTGACCGCGCAAGGGCTGCCCGTCCTTGGAGAAAAAGGCCCGATCAAGATCGACGGCGAGGACGTGACGATTTCGCGCGACGGTGTCGTGATGGTGGACAAGGAAGAAATCGACAAGCTGAAGGTCGTCCGTTTCTCCAAGCTCTTCGGATTGAAGAAAGTGGGCGACAACCTATTCGAGAACATCGATCCCGAACAGAACCCGGCCGGTGAGGCCACGAACTTCACGGTTCGCCAGGGGTTTCTTGAACTGGCGAACGTGAACGGGATCAAGGAAATGCTTCATATGATCGAGCTGATGCGGGCCTACGAGACGCAGCAGCGGGCGATGACGAGCCAGGATCAGATCAACGGGCGCGTCGTCAACGATCTCGCGAGGGTCTAA
- a CDS encoding type II toxin-antitoxin system HicB family antitoxin → MIGEYVEAALKRARYERIRGRDPYYGEIRGVKGVWATGRSLEECRRNLIDVLEGWILVRLRKGLRIPSIGDRRTPKTTPILNYQGKMAS, encoded by the coding sequence ATGATCGGCGAGTACGTTGAAGCGGCCCTCAAACGCGCGCGGTATGAGCGCATTCGTGGCCGCGATCCCTATTACGGCGAGATCAGAGGCGTGAAGGGAGTGTGGGCAACCGGTCGCTCCTTGGAAGAATGCCGCCGGAATCTCATAGACGTTTTGGAAGGTTGGATTCTGGTTCGTCTCAGAAAAGGACTGAGAATCCCCTCCATCGGAGACCGAAGAACCCCGAAAACCACTCCAATATTGAATTATCAGGGCAAAATGGCAAGTTGA
- a CDS encoding flagellar basal body P-ring protein FlgI, whose amino-acid sequence MKRMWYLFACFLSLALWAGMVFPIPARAERVKDLVDIAGVRNNQLIGYGLAVGLEGTGDSFFRSNFTQQSLANFLKKLGILLDERTIRGLRLRNSAAVMVVATLPPFARQGSRIDAIVSSVGDAGGLQGGTLLMTPLKGPDGRVYAVAQGPVSVGGFRPGKVPVRGERNYSTTGRISGGAIIEKEVIVDLEQKEQLTLVLINPDFTTSSRIAQAVNAGLGGDVAKPIDATAVAVNIPDDFRGNVVDMVTAIEALEVDEGVRARIVLDERTGTVVMGENLRLKSVAISHGDLHIAIKEEPEPLPLSPNESIIVPQDMSEDGSRKEQVLLLPPGPTLGEIVKALNTVGVTPRDLIAILNTLRAAGALNAQIDLM is encoded by the coding sequence GTGAAGAGGATGTGGTATCTCTTTGCCTGTTTTTTGTCTCTGGCTTTGTGGGCCGGGATGGTATTCCCCATCCCGGCCCGAGCCGAGCGGGTAAAGGATTTGGTGGACATCGCGGGGGTTCGGAACAACCAGCTCATCGGCTACGGCCTCGCGGTGGGTTTGGAGGGGACGGGGGATTCCTTCTTCCGATCGAATTTCACACAGCAAAGTCTGGCGAATTTCTTGAAGAAGCTCGGCATCCTTCTGGACGAGCGCACGATCCGCGGGCTGCGGCTTCGGAACAGCGCCGCCGTGATGGTGGTGGCCACGCTCCCGCCGTTTGCCCGGCAGGGATCGCGCATCGATGCGATTGTCTCCTCGGTGGGCGACGCGGGCGGCCTTCAGGGCGGTACCTTGCTTATGACGCCTCTCAAGGGCCCGGACGGCCGTGTGTATGCCGTGGCCCAGGGGCCGGTCTCCGTCGGGGGGTTTCGCCCCGGAAAGGTCCCGGTTCGGGGGGAGAGAAACTACTCGACCACCGGCCGCATCTCCGGCGGGGCCATCATTGAAAAAGAAGTCATTGTCGATTTGGAACAGAAAGAGCAATTGACGCTCGTTTTGATCAATCCGGATTTCACGACTTCGTCCCGCATCGCTCAGGCCGTCAACGCCGGCCTAGGAGGCGACGTGGCGAAACCGATCGATGCGACGGCGGTGGCCGTGAATATCCCGGACGATTTCCGGGGCAACGTGGTGGATATGGTGACCGCCATCGAGGCCCTTGAGGTGGACGAAGGCGTGCGGGCGCGGATCGTTCTCGACGAGCGGACGGGAACGGTGGTCATGGGCGAGAATCTTCGGCTCAAGTCCGTGGCCATTTCCCATGGGGACCTTCATATCGCCATCAAGGAGGAGCCGGAACCTTTGCCGCTCTCTCCCAACGAGAGTATAATCGTGCCCCAGGATATGAGTGAAGATGGCTCCAGGAAGGAGCAAGTCTTGTTGCTACCGCCGGGTCCCACGTTGGGGGAAATCGTCAAGGCGCTCAACACCGTGGGGGTCACCCCGCGGGATCTGATCGCCATCCTCAACACCCTTCGCGCGGCCGGCGCCCTCAACGCCCAGATTGATTTGATGTGA
- the flgG gene encoding flagellar basal-body rod protein FlgG: MIRSLYTAATGMHAQQMNVDVIANNLANVNTAGFRRSRVEFQDLFYQTLRAPGAPSVLLGTEVPTGLQVGLGVRPVGTKKIFMQGTFEKTNNSFDMAIEGNGFFQVRRANGEIGYTRAGSFNPDSQGRLMTSDGLLLAPEITIPSDAMQVNIEKDGTVSIMVEGQIDPVEVGTLEMARFVNPAGLQAIGDNLFLPSAASGEPIVGRPGEEGFGQLSQGFLETSNVNTVEELVHMITAQRAYELNSRVVSASDEMLQTANGLKR, encoded by the coding sequence ATGATTCGGTCGCTGTATACGGCGGCAACGGGCATGCATGCCCAGCAGATGAACGTGGACGTGATCGCCAACAACCTGGCGAACGTGAACACGGCCGGCTTCCGCCGGAGCCGCGTGGAATTTCAGGACCTGTTCTATCAGACGCTCCGGGCGCCCGGCGCGCCATCGGTCCTTCTCGGCACGGAAGTGCCCACGGGCCTCCAAGTCGGCCTCGGCGTGCGGCCGGTGGGCACCAAGAAAATTTTCATGCAGGGGACCTTCGAGAAGACGAACAACTCCTTCGACATGGCCATCGAGGGCAACGGCTTCTTCCAAGTACGCCGCGCCAACGGCGAGATCGGATACACGCGGGCCGGGTCTTTCAACCCCGATTCGCAGGGACGCCTGATGACATCGGACGGCCTGCTATTGGCGCCGGAAATCACGATTCCCAGCGATGCGATGCAGGTGAACATTGAGAAGGACGGCACTGTCTCCATCATGGTCGAAGGACAGATCGATCCCGTGGAAGTCGGCACGCTCGAGATGGCGCGATTCGTCAACCCGGCGGGTCTCCAGGCCATCGGCGACAATCTGTTCCTGCCGAGCGCCGCGTCCGGTGAGCCGATCGTCGGTCGTCCGGGCGAAGAGGGATTCGGCCAGCTCTCCCAGGGCTTCCTGGAAACTTCGAATGTGAACACAGTGGAAGAACTCGTACACATGATCACGGCCCAGCGGGCCTACGAGCTGAATTCGCGCGTCGTCTCGGCCTCGGATGAGATGCTGCAGACGGCGAACGGACTGAAACGATAA
- a CDS encoding type II toxin-antitoxin system HicA family toxin — MPRIPGKEAVRVLPRAGFEVFDQEGSHVYLHKRVGDSFAGRVTIPLHGKKILKPKTLKSILQQAGLKVEDFIRFM; from the coding sequence TTGCCGCGGATACCCGGCAAGGAGGCCGTCCGCGTCCTCCCGCGCGCCGGATTCGAAGTTTTCGATCAGGAGGGGAGCCACGTTTACCTCCACAAGCGCGTGGGTGATTCCTTTGCGGGTCGAGTAACCATTCCCCTTCACGGCAAGAAAATTCTGAAACCGAAGACTCTCAAGTCGATTCTCCAGCAGGCAGGCTTGAAGGTGGAGGATTTCATCAGGTTCATGTAG
- a CDS encoding BrnA antitoxin family protein produces MKKLREFPFESARRITDKEVRAAHKAIEHKLGVKRRSRGRPPKNGDKYLPISIRLHPRVAVWAKQEAERRGVGYQTVINEVLLKMAA; encoded by the coding sequence ATGAAGAAACTTAGGGAATTCCCGTTTGAGTCGGCCAGACGCATTACGGACAAGGAGGTGCGAGCCGCCCACAAAGCCATCGAACATAAGCTTGGCGTCAAGCGTAGGAGTCGCGGCCGCCCGCCCAAGAATGGAGACAAATATCTGCCCATTTCCATTCGTCTTCATCCCCGGGTCGCTGTATGGGCCAAGCAAGAGGCGGAGCGCCGGGGCGTTGGCTATCAAACGGTCATCAACGAGGTGCTTCTGAAAATGGCCGCGTGA
- the flgA gene encoding flagellar basal body P-ring formation protein FlgA, with product MKGKGIQADGAQRARATASLAESAPPIHGTALVAAGAAPSWLAGCVFILLPVLLWGAPATALTPPQPASSTKQEAISPIQRQAESYILSQVPEFIQVESIAWTGVRIPTDVGEDVQIRISPAARFTWFGPQRLLAEYPSTSGRVRKLWLSFEVRGQARVACAVEGLARGKVLSDANTRIVAVPLAELPPDYVTDVSALVGRKALRQFREGEILSSRSFEQIADIRRGEKVGVILSQSRFTVETVGVAQEDGRVGEVIFVKNPESGKTFLGRILSDHRVEVTL from the coding sequence ATGAAGGGGAAAGGCATTCAGGCGGACGGCGCCCAGCGAGCGCGAGCGACGGCCTCACTTGCCGAATCGGCGCCGCCCATCCATGGGACGGCGCTCGTAGCGGCAGGTGCCGCACCGTCCTGGCTGGCGGGGTGTGTCTTCATCCTGCTGCCGGTCCTCCTCTGGGGCGCCCCGGCGACGGCCTTGACGCCACCGCAACCGGCCTCCTCGACCAAGCAGGAGGCGATCAGCCCCATCCAGCGTCAGGCTGAGTCCTACATACTCTCGCAGGTTCCGGAGTTCATCCAGGTGGAGTCGATCGCATGGACGGGCGTCCGGATCCCCACCGATGTCGGAGAAGACGTTCAGATCCGAATCTCACCGGCAGCCCGGTTCACTTGGTTCGGGCCACAGAGACTCCTCGCGGAATACCCGTCCACGAGCGGTCGCGTGAGAAAGCTGTGGCTGTCCTTCGAAGTCCGCGGCCAGGCGCGGGTCGCCTGCGCCGTGGAAGGTCTGGCGCGGGGCAAGGTGCTGAGCGATGCGAACACCCGGATCGTCGCGGTGCCACTGGCGGAGCTTCCACCGGACTACGTGACGGACGTATCGGCCCTGGTCGGCCGAAAGGCGCTGCGCCAATTCCGCGAGGGAGAAATTCTTTCTTCCCGGAGTTTCGAGCAGATTGCGGATATCCGACGGGGCGAAAAAGTAGGCGTGATCCTCAGCCAGTCCCGCTTCACGGTTGAAACCGTGGGCGTGGCGCAGGAGGACGGCCGTGTGGGCGAGGTCATCTTCGTGAAGAATCCGGAGTCGGGCAAGACGTTTCTCGGGCGGATCTTGAGCGATCACCGGGTGGAGGTGACCCTTTGA
- a CDS encoding flagellar basal body L-ring protein FlgH: MMEEEEPLTPWGRKTVMDRGMFAAGSILVTMATVMLGFVLFAGCATPRKDIGTDVSSKIAQQVAVLNRPHYEGSLWTEGSSAGFFTDVKARVVGDIVTVQVTESSHAKKRAGMKLDREGGISGQIEGKDAVIPIKSAKGSLKMGSDLNSTGETLRSDDVVASVTAFVTEVMPNGNLRIEGRKDVRVDSENQFIYVAGIIRPTDITQYNIVTSTALADAKIEYSGEGALSDASRRGWLKRALDFVWPL; the protein is encoded by the coding sequence ATGATGGAAGAGGAAGAACCCCTTACGCCGTGGGGAAGAAAGACCGTGATGGATCGCGGCATGTTCGCCGCGGGATCGATCCTCGTGACGATGGCAACGGTGATGCTGGGCTTCGTCTTGTTCGCCGGCTGCGCAACGCCGAGGAAGGATATCGGGACCGACGTCAGTTCCAAGATCGCCCAACAGGTGGCGGTGCTGAACCGGCCGCACTACGAGGGATCGTTGTGGACCGAAGGCAGCTCCGCCGGATTCTTCACCGATGTGAAGGCGCGGGTGGTAGGCGACATCGTGACCGTGCAGGTGACGGAGAGTTCGCATGCCAAGAAGCGCGCCGGCATGAAGTTGGACCGCGAGGGCGGGATCAGCGGCCAGATCGAGGGCAAGGATGCGGTGATCCCGATCAAAAGTGCGAAGGGCTCCCTCAAGATGGGAAGCGATTTGAACTCGACCGGAGAAACCCTGCGAAGCGACGACGTGGTGGCGAGCGTGACGGCGTTCGTCACGGAGGTCATGCCGAACGGCAATCTGCGGATTGAAGGTCGGAAAGACGTTCGTGTCGACAGCGAGAACCAGTTTATCTACGTGGCGGGCATTATTCGTCCGACGGACATCACGCAATATAACATCGTGACGTCCACGGCCCTGGCGGACGCCAAAATTGAGTACAGCGGTGAAGGCGCGCTGTCCGACGCCTCGCGTCGGGGGTGGCTCAAGCGCGCCCTGGATTTCGTTTGGCCGCTGTGA
- a CDS encoding BrnT family toxin — protein sequence MRFEWDPEKAAGNFAKHGLSFEKAITAFDDPYALIAPDPGHSTPAEVREWLIGQSDSSIVVVVFTVIQLGNVYRIISARKAIRKERRRYEET from the coding sequence ATGAGGTTTGAGTGGGACCCGGAGAAGGCAGCCGGCAATTTCGCGAAGCATGGGCTGAGTTTTGAGAAAGCGATCACGGCGTTCGATGATCCATATGCCTTGATTGCACCGGACCCGGGGCATTCTACTCCGGCGGAAGTTCGAGAGTGGCTCATCGGCCAATCGGACAGCAGTATCGTCGTCGTGGTATTCACGGTGATTCAGCTTGGAAATGTCTATCGGATCATCAGCGCTCGAAAGGCAATTCGAAAGGAGAGAAGACGCTATGAAGAAACTTAG